From a single Puniceibacterium sp. IMCC21224 genomic region:
- a CDS encoding ABC transporter substrate-binding protein encodes MKKLTKALAVFSMMGSWMAGTQALAEPFKVGVCYDLSKAYTFATPQVSQAAMDVAKLINMQGGIGGEPVEVIVRDHGNEPQRGIECYSRLSREGVFVFDTLSTPVSLAILPRAMEDGRILMQSLVGRGDAVDGTVFEWVYPVGPTYWGQVANDIGYIKQLHDDDLSDVKIGYIYFDYPFGQEPIEILKTLSQKEGFELLLYPVPLPGSDQSGAWSKMRRDNPDHVISWMLGGAHVVASKEMQRNRIPMDKYISVNWLNEVDIANIGAEAATGLKRGTNVVGGQDVPLRLEIINKLYDEGEGSGPLVNTQDVYYNTGLAMYSIIFEAARRAADLEGMPITAESYKKGLESLENYDANGLMAPITVTAEDHGGGGKTRIEMWDGETWVPQTDWIAAYGEVVWDVVRESSSKYGE; translated from the coding sequence ATGAAGAAACTTACCAAGGCATTAGCTGTTTTTTCTATGATGGGGAGCTGGATGGCCGGAACACAGGCTCTGGCGGAGCCATTCAAGGTCGGGGTTTGCTATGATCTTAGCAAGGCCTATACTTTCGCCACGCCGCAGGTGTCGCAGGCAGCGATGGATGTGGCGAAGCTGATCAACATGCAGGGTGGTATCGGTGGAGAGCCGGTAGAGGTTATCGTTCGTGATCACGGAAACGAGCCACAGCGCGGCATCGAGTGTTATTCCAGGCTGAGCCGGGAAGGGGTTTTCGTCTTCGACACGCTGTCGACGCCTGTATCTTTGGCGATCCTGCCACGCGCGATGGAAGACGGGCGGATTCTCATGCAGTCACTGGTGGGTCGGGGCGATGCGGTGGATGGAACCGTTTTCGAATGGGTCTATCCCGTCGGCCCGACATATTGGGGGCAGGTGGCAAACGATATCGGATATATCAAGCAGCTACATGACGACGATCTCTCGGACGTCAAGATCGGCTACATTTATTTCGACTACCCGTTCGGGCAGGAGCCGATCGAGATTCTCAAAACGCTGTCGCAGAAAGAGGGTTTCGAACTACTGCTTTACCCCGTGCCGCTGCCGGGCAGCGATCAATCCGGTGCATGGTCGAAGATGCGTCGTGACAATCCCGACCATGTGATCTCATGGATGCTTGGTGGTGCGCATGTCGTCGCTTCGAAGGAAATGCAACGCAATCGCATTCCGATGGACAAGTATATTTCCGTAAACTGGCTGAATGAAGTCGACATCGCCAATATTGGCGCCGAGGCCGCCACCGGGCTCAAGCGCGGCACAAATGTCGTGGGTGGTCAGGACGTGCCCCTGCGTCTGGAGATCATCAATAAACTCTATGACGAGGGAGAGGGCTCCGGTCCGCTCGTGAACACGCAGGACGTCTATTACAACACAGGTCTGGCGATGTATTCGATCATCTTCGAGGCTGCCCGCAGGGCCGCAGACCTGGAGGGGATGCCGATCACCGCGGAATCCTATAAAAAGGGCCTAGAGTCGCTGGAAAACTACGACGCCAACGGTCTGATGGCACCAATCACGGTCACAGCCGAGGATCACGGCGGCGGCGGCAAGACGCGTATCGAGATGTGGGATGGCGAAACCTGGGTTCCGCAGACTGACTGGATCGCGGCGTACGGAGAAGTTGTTTGGGACGTCGTTAGGGAAAGTTCTTCGAAGTACGGGGAATGA
- a CDS encoding ABC transporter ATP-binding protein produces the protein MQEKAQGQSILSMNSIEVLYDNVMLAIKGVSVQVPKGGMVALLGSNGAGKSTTLKAISGLLKAERGHISRGEIKFDGTDITEMLAQKRVEMGICHVIEGRRVFEHLTPDENLTAAAPMGMSRSELSVEKDKIYDYFPRLAERRNSQAGYLSGGEQQMLAIGRALVTQPSLLMLDEPSLGLAPFLVAEIFGILQKINREEGLSVLLVEQNALAALEIVSEGYLIENGRVVMHGTAEALKSNSDIQEFYLGGGEGANFHNVKHYSRRKRWLS, from the coding sequence ATGCAAGAGAAAGCCCAAGGCCAGTCCATTCTGTCGATGAATAGCATCGAGGTGCTGTACGACAACGTAATGCTGGCGATCAAAGGCGTTTCTGTTCAGGTGCCGAAGGGCGGAATGGTCGCGCTTCTGGGCTCCAACGGAGCCGGAAAAAGCACAACATTGAAGGCGATCAGTGGTCTTCTGAAGGCAGAACGCGGCCATATCAGCCGGGGTGAGATAAAGTTTGACGGGACCGACATCACAGAGATGCTGGCGCAGAAACGTGTCGAAATGGGCATCTGTCACGTCATCGAAGGACGGCGCGTTTTCGAGCATCTGACTCCAGACGAGAACCTGACTGCGGCCGCACCGATGGGAATGTCCAGATCTGAATTGAGTGTGGAAAAGGATAAAATATACGACTATTTTCCCAGGCTTGCCGAGCGCCGTAATTCGCAGGCGGGTTATCTGTCGGGCGGCGAACAGCAAATGCTTGCCATTGGCCGAGCTCTTGTGACCCAACCGAGTCTTCTGATGCTCGATGAGCCGAGTCTTGGGCTAGCGCCATTCTTGGTGGCTGAAATTTTCGGCATCCTTCAAAAAATCAACCGCGAGGAGGGTTTGTCGGTGCTTTTGGTTGAACAGAATGCCTTGGCCGCGCTGGAAATCGTTTCGGAAGGTTATCTGATCGAAAACGGCCGCGTGGTCATGCATGGTACAGCCGAGGCGCTCAAATCCAACTCCGACATCCAGGAATTCTACCTTGGCGGCGGAGAAGGTGCCAACTTTCACAATGTCAAACATTACAGCCGACGCAAGCGTTGGCTGAGTTAA
- a CDS encoding branched-chain amino acid ABC transporter permease: MFYRLSGVYHSSLISDSRMFKVPADRNLAVFLLLIGLAAPFILPSLYLNSYILPWLIWTAAALGLNLVTGWAGQLHLGYAAVMAVGAYSAIHAVRLGVPWEIALIIGGLAASVIGSLFAFAALRVKGLYLALTTLAMQFVMDWVLTHSPTISGGSHASLQAPTLALLGQQITSDAGYYYVALGWCVLVTIFMLNLKRTGLGRALVAVREKDFAAAILGVNSFYYKILAFAASSFIAGVSGALLVATFYFLAAPEQFSVNVSIQVLAMVIVGGLGSIIGSYFGVALILLVPGLVNGLVVTASEELGMQVNVETLAHIPNAVYGALIVIILMIEPLGLGKLYGNIRDYLMTWPFDQLRK, from the coding sequence ATGTTCTATCGACTCTCGGGTGTCTACCACTCCAGTTTGATCTCGGATAGCCGCATGTTCAAAGTTCCGGCAGACCGGAACTTGGCGGTGTTCCTTCTGTTGATCGGACTTGCGGCACCGTTTATCCTACCGTCACTTTACCTTAACAGTTACATTTTGCCTTGGCTGATCTGGACAGCCGCCGCTTTAGGACTGAACTTGGTGACAGGCTGGGCCGGACAGCTCCATCTCGGATATGCCGCAGTAATGGCCGTTGGTGCCTATTCGGCCATACATGCCGTGCGGCTCGGGGTGCCTTGGGAAATCGCCTTGATCATTGGCGGGTTGGCGGCATCAGTGATCGGCAGTCTGTTCGCCTTTGCCGCATTGCGGGTCAAAGGTCTTTATCTCGCGCTCACGACCCTCGCGATGCAATTCGTGATGGACTGGGTATTGACCCACTCCCCAACGATTTCCGGCGGGTCACACGCATCACTTCAGGCTCCAACTTTGGCGCTGTTAGGACAGCAGATCACCTCTGATGCCGGCTATTATTATGTCGCACTTGGCTGGTGCGTCTTGGTCACAATCTTCATGCTAAACCTCAAGCGCACTGGGCTGGGACGTGCACTTGTCGCAGTGCGTGAGAAGGATTTTGCTGCGGCGATCCTCGGCGTAAACAGCTTCTACTACAAGATCCTAGCCTTCGCGGCATCGTCTTTCATTGCCGGTGTCAGCGGGGCCCTGCTGGTCGCGACCTTCTACTTTCTGGCCGCACCCGAACAGTTTTCGGTAAACGTATCAATCCAGGTATTGGCGATGGTGATCGTAGGCGGACTTGGCAGCATCATCGGGTCCTATTTCGGAGTTGCGTTGATCCTGCTCGTGCCGGGGCTGGTGAACGGGCTCGTCGTGACAGCGAGCGAAGAGCTCGGCATGCAGGTCAATGTGGAAACGCTCGCTCATATCCCCAATGCGGTCTACGGCGCGTTGATCGTCATCATTCTCATGATCGAACCGCTAGGTCTCGGAAAACTCTACGGCAATATCAGAGACTATCTTATGACCTGGCCCTTCGATCAGCTCAGAAAGTAA
- a CDS encoding branched-chain amino acid ABC transporter permease: MDWVFLSELAINGALTGLLYSLFAIGLVLVYKASSVPNLAQGGLTMVGAYVVLALARDLGMPLWLAIPLAAVVMFGLGFGIERVALRRLAGRPVVMILMLTLGLDIFLRGTTLAIWGGTSRSMELGVSYEPLFLGDIFISRIHLVGAGVALALFVAFMVFFRTRTGIKLRAIADDYMASWSVGISVERGVGLSWALASVVAVAAGVIWGEIQGVDQALSLLLLKGLTVAVLGGLDSILGAIVAGIILGVIENVGAEFLDPLVGGGSRELIVAAVLILTVMIRPHGLFGRHDIERV; the protein is encoded by the coding sequence ATGGATTGGGTTTTTTTATCAGAGCTTGCGATCAACGGTGCCCTGACGGGTCTGTTGTATTCACTTTTTGCCATCGGCCTGGTCCTGGTCTACAAGGCATCCTCGGTGCCTAATCTGGCGCAGGGCGGGCTGACAATGGTCGGGGCTTATGTGGTTCTTGCCCTAGCGCGCGATCTGGGAATGCCGTTATGGCTAGCTATTCCGCTTGCTGCGGTCGTCATGTTCGGTCTGGGGTTTGGCATTGAAAGGGTGGCGCTTCGGCGTCTCGCGGGCCGTCCGGTCGTCATGATCCTGATGCTGACACTTGGCCTCGACATCTTCCTGCGGGGCACAACGCTTGCAATCTGGGGTGGGACGTCGCGTTCGATGGAACTCGGTGTCAGCTATGAACCATTGTTTCTGGGCGACATCTTCATCAGCCGCATCCATCTGGTCGGCGCCGGCGTTGCGCTTGCCCTGTTCGTCGCTTTCATGGTGTTCTTTCGAACCCGGACCGGGATCAAATTGCGGGCGATCGCGGATGATTACATGGCATCATGGTCTGTCGGAATTTCGGTCGAGCGCGGTGTCGGGCTGTCCTGGGCCCTCGCTTCTGTGGTGGCTGTGGCGGCAGGTGTCATTTGGGGCGAAATCCAGGGTGTCGATCAGGCACTGTCGCTTCTGCTTCTCAAGGGTCTGACTGTCGCTGTTCTGGGTGGTCTCGACAGCATATTAGGCGCGATCGTTGCTGGTATCATTCTGGGCGTAATCGAAAATGTCGGTGCGGAATTTCTTGATCCGCTTGTCGGAGGCGGCAGCCGCGAACTCATCGTCGCCGCGGTCCTGATTCTTACGGTCATGATCCGTCCGCACGGACTGTTCGGCCGTCACGACATCGAAAGGGTGTAA
- a CDS encoding long-chain fatty acid--CoA ligase yields the protein MVEAAKSQFSASETIGALLARNASSYGSNIAIREKERGIWKETTWAEYAEEVLACAAGLEKIGVKPGKAVLILGDNRARLYAGMLAISLLGAYAMPAYPGATIEELQHFLSEVEIVAAIAEDQEQVDKVLELRSASASGIAHIIYDETRGLSFYEDDGLMSWDHLIEIGLHSLNEDPRRRDELLNRAKPEDPAIFLHSSGTTGKPKGIVLSQKNVLAAVRNGHAAGVFGEGEEILAYLPMAWVGDYAITVAAALMFRFTVNVPERQETVVRDMREIAPTFYLAAPRSWDQMLTTIQVGMENSTPLKKWLYHFFMDRAIAAETRKLNGQSGGALEPLGRFLGEALIFGPIKDQFGMSRLRNAFTGGEAIGEDTFVFYRALGIKLRQFYGQTEHSAITAMQAPNEVRLHTVGKPVPGVEAKIDENGEILLRSEGVFNGYFNKPEATAEALTDGWLRTGDAGYLEENGQLVVLGRVSEVMHTAGGERYVPNYIENRLKFSPYIKDAAVVGAGRDELTAMICVDFEAVGHWAEVNGVPYVSYSDLSQRDEVAALIRPAFERVNKAVTEPLHLKRFVCLPKEFDPDDGEITRTRKLRRKVVEERYADVIAALYDGSTKVHVSAQVAYETGEMGKVERTLPIREV from the coding sequence ATGGTTGAAGCAGCAAAATCGCAGTTTTCCGCCAGCGAAACGATCGGGGCATTGCTGGCACGGAACGCGTCAAGCTACGGGTCGAATATTGCTATTCGCGAAAAAGAGCGTGGAATCTGGAAGGAAACCACCTGGGCAGAGTACGCCGAAGAAGTACTGGCCTGCGCGGCCGGGCTTGAGAAGATCGGCGTAAAGCCCGGCAAGGCTGTGCTCATTCTGGGCGACAACCGTGCGCGGCTCTATGCAGGCATGCTTGCGATTTCGCTGCTCGGTGCCTATGCAATGCCGGCTTATCCTGGCGCAACGATCGAAGAGCTTCAGCATTTCCTGAGCGAGGTCGAAATCGTCGCGGCCATAGCAGAAGATCAAGAGCAAGTGGACAAGGTCCTCGAGCTGCGGAGCGCGAGCGCGAGCGGCATAGCGCATATCATATACGACGAAACGCGCGGGCTCAGCTTCTATGAAGACGACGGCCTGATGTCATGGGATCACCTGATCGAAATCGGCCTGCACAGTCTCAACGAGGATCCGCGCCGCCGCGATGAACTTCTGAACAGAGCGAAGCCCGAGGACCCGGCAATCTTCCTGCATTCGTCGGGCACCACGGGCAAGCCGAAGGGTATCGTACTGAGCCAGAAGAATGTTCTTGCCGCTGTCCGCAATGGCCATGCAGCGGGAGTGTTTGGAGAGGGAGAGGAAATCCTTGCCTATCTCCCGATGGCCTGGGTCGGCGATTATGCCATAACGGTGGCGGCGGCGCTGATGTTCCGGTTCACGGTGAACGTACCGGAGAGGCAGGAAACGGTCGTTCGAGACATGCGGGAAATCGCACCGACCTTCTACCTGGCAGCACCCAGGAGTTGGGACCAGATGTTGACAACAATCCAGGTCGGCATGGAGAACTCAACCCCGTTGAAGAAGTGGCTCTACCACTTCTTCATGGACCGGGCGATTGCCGCCGAGACGCGCAAACTGAACGGCCAAAGTGGTGGTGCGTTGGAACCACTGGGCCGTTTTCTGGGGGAGGCTCTCATTTTCGGTCCGATCAAGGATCAATTCGGCATGAGCCGCCTGAGGAATGCGTTTACCGGTGGCGAGGCGATTGGCGAAGATACCTTCGTGTTCTACCGCGCCCTCGGGATCAAGCTGCGCCAGTTCTACGGCCAGACCGAGCACAGCGCGATCACCGCGATGCAGGCCCCCAACGAGGTGCGCCTGCATACCGTCGGCAAGCCCGTGCCGGGTGTCGAGGCGAAGATTGACGAGAACGGTGAAATCCTCTTGCGCTCGGAAGGTGTGTTCAATGGCTATTTCAACAAACCCGAAGCGACCGCCGAAGCCCTGACGGACGGGTGGCTGCGTACTGGCGATGCCGGCTATCTTGAGGAGAATGGCCAGCTTGTGGTTCTGGGGCGCGTCTCCGAGGTCATGCATACGGCGGGCGGTGAACGCTACGTGCCAAACTATATAGAGAACCGGCTGAAATTCAGTCCGTATATCAAGGATGCGGCCGTTGTCGGAGCGGGGCGGGATGAGCTGACTGCGATGATCTGCGTGGATTTTGAAGCTGTCGGTCATTGGGCCGAGGTGAACGGTGTGCCATATGTGTCCTATTCAGATTTGTCTCAGCGCGACGAAGTCGCGGCGCTAATACGCCCGGCTTTCGAACGGGTAAACAAGGCCGTCACCGAGCCACTGCACCTGAAGCGCTTTGTCTGCCTTCCAAAGGAATTTGACCCGGACGATGGCGAGATCACTCGAACCCGAAAACTGCGTCGCAAGGTCGTAGAGGAACGCTACGCCGATGTTATCGCGGCACTCTATGACGGTTCAACCAAGGTCCATGTGAGCGCCCAGGTGGCTTACGAGACCGGAGAAATGGGGAAGGTCGAAAGAACCCTTCCCATAAGGGAGGTTTAA
- a CDS encoding ABC transporter ATP-binding protein, translating into MTTLSNKPILECTGIERRFGGIVAVTGVDLVIQRGEIFGLVGPNGSGKTTLTNAITGFYPPNEGTVRLAGKNITGTAPHKVAKLGVARTFQNLALFNGMSVLDNILLGRHIHMHPGVFRTAFYWWAARPEEVENRKIVEEVIEFLQLESIRYELVDGLPIGLKKRVELARALVAEPQMLILDEPMAGMNQEEKGYMSRFILDARDERGVSVLLIEHHMDVIIGICDRVLALNYGEMIASGIPKDVVKDPRVIEAYIGGSHG; encoded by the coding sequence ATGACGACACTAAGTAATAAGCCGATACTGGAATGCACAGGGATCGAACGCCGTTTTGGCGGTATCGTTGCTGTCACCGGTGTCGATCTTGTCATCCAGCGAGGGGAAATCTTCGGCCTTGTTGGGCCGAATGGCAGTGGCAAGACGACGCTTACCAATGCAATCACCGGGTTCTACCCGCCAAACGAGGGGACTGTCCGGTTGGCCGGAAAGAACATTACCGGCACGGCACCCCACAAGGTTGCAAAGCTCGGTGTGGCCCGGACGTTTCAGAACCTCGCGCTCTTCAATGGGATGAGCGTTCTCGATAATATCCTGCTCGGCCGGCACATTCATATGCACCCGGGAGTTTTCCGCACGGCGTTCTATTGGTGGGCGGCCCGTCCTGAAGAAGTCGAGAACCGCAAAATCGTCGAGGAGGTGATCGAGTTCCTGCAGCTCGAGAGCATCCGGTACGAACTGGTCGACGGCCTTCCGATCGGGCTGAAAAAGCGGGTCGAACTTGCGCGGGCCCTGGTGGCAGAGCCGCAGATGTTGATCCTTGACGAGCCGATGGCGGGTATGAACCAGGAGGAGAAGGGGTATATGTCCCGCTTCATTCTGGACGCGCGGGATGAACGCGGCGTTAGTGTCCTGCTTATCGAACATCATATGGACGTCATCATCGGTATTTGTGATCGGGTGCTGGCACTCAACTACGGCGAAATGATCGCCAGCGGTATCCCGAAGGATGTTGTAAAAGATCCGAGGGTTATCGAGGCATATATTGGAGGATCGCATGGTTGA
- a CDS encoding SDR family oxidoreductase — protein MITIAKRILVLHSFLTRVRLSATNPNGTQGGGVMTKTQYGSSRGDLASRATVYASDLFAGKTVAVTGAGGGLGLSIAVLFARLGANLAINGRDAVKLASAKEFLETFGGMVFAKPMTIRDPGQVEDFVGEVNREFGSIDVLVNNAGGQFPQAALDFSPKGWNAVIDTNLNGTWWMMQSTARHWVEQKRPGSIVNIVADIWRGMPGIAHTCAARAGVIYLSKSVAVEWAPHGIRVNCVAPGCCESNGFHNYPEDGAATFEDSNPMRHAGDEWDVAEGVVYMAANSGKFVTGEVLNIDGGQQLWGDPWPTGRPDYFRIS, from the coding sequence GTGATCACTATAGCAAAGCGCATTCTTGTCTTGCATAGTTTTCTAACACGCGTTAGATTATCCGCAACGAACCCGAACGGGACACAGGGAGGAGGCGTCATGACTAAGACGCAGTACGGGTCTTCGCGAGGAGACTTGGCGTCACGCGCAACCGTGTATGCAAGCGACTTGTTTGCGGGTAAAACCGTTGCTGTGACGGGCGCCGGCGGTGGCTTGGGTCTTTCCATTGCGGTGCTGTTCGCTAGGTTGGGTGCCAATCTTGCGATCAATGGACGCGACGCGGTAAAGCTGGCCTCGGCCAAGGAATTTCTCGAAACTTTTGGTGGCATGGTGTTTGCCAAGCCTATGACGATCCGGGATCCCGGACAGGTCGAGGACTTCGTTGGCGAGGTCAACCGTGAATTCGGATCGATTGACGTTCTGGTGAACAATGCCGGGGGTCAGTTTCCCCAAGCAGCGTTGGACTTTTCTCCGAAGGGCTGGAACGCGGTCATCGACACCAACCTCAACGGGACCTGGTGGATGATGCAATCCACCGCACGACACTGGGTCGAGCAAAAGCGACCCGGTTCTATCGTGAATATCGTGGCCGACATCTGGCGCGGCATGCCGGGCATCGCGCATACCTGTGCGGCGCGAGCAGGGGTGATATACTTGTCAAAATCGGTCGCGGTAGAGTGGGCGCCGCATGGGATTCGCGTGAACTGCGTGGCGCCCGGATGTTGTGAAAGCAACGGCTTTCACAACTATCCCGAAGACGGCGCGGCCACCTTCGAGGACTCAAATCCGATGCGCCACGCCGGCGACGAATGGGATGTCGCCGAAGGCGTTGTTTATATGGCGGCAAATTCGGGGAAATTCGTAACCGGTGAAGTTCTGAATATCGACGGTGGGCAGCAGTTGTGGGGAGATCCCTGGCCCACAGGTCGACCGGATTACTTCCGGATATCTTGA
- a CDS encoding acyl-CoA dehydrogenase family protein, with the protein MTFRMTGEQKEIRDQILRICAQFDDDYWLDRDRNGGFPHDLHRAMADGGWLGIAMPEDVGGAGLGITEATVMMQAIAESGAGASGASAIHMNIFGLNPVVKFGTDEQRARMLPPLIAGDQKACFAVTEPTTGLDTTKLKTIAVRQGDRYVVHGQKVWISTAQVAHKMLLLARTTRLEDVTNPTEGLSLFYTDLDRNFVDVREIEKMGRKAVDSNEMFIDRLPIPAEDLIGEEGKGFRQILHGLNPERILVAGECIGIARNALVRAAQYANERVVFGRPIGQNQGIQHPLAMAWARVEAANLMVMHAAALYDSGEACGVEANAAKLLAADAAVEATEAAQITFGGFGYAKEYHVERLVREALLFRIVPVTPQMLLSFIAEKALGLPKSY; encoded by the coding sequence ATGACATTTCGAATGACGGGTGAACAAAAGGAAATTCGAGATCAGATCCTGCGTATATGTGCGCAGTTTGATGACGACTACTGGCTGGACCGGGATCGGAACGGGGGTTTCCCGCATGATTTGCACAGGGCGATGGCAGATGGTGGCTGGCTTGGCATTGCCATGCCGGAAGACGTAGGCGGTGCTGGTCTGGGGATCACCGAAGCGACCGTCATGATGCAGGCGATTGCCGAATCGGGGGCTGGCGCCAGCGGGGCCTCGGCCATCCACATGAACATTTTCGGGCTCAACCCGGTGGTCAAGTTCGGAACCGATGAACAGCGCGCTCGCATGCTGCCCCCTCTGATCGCCGGCGATCAAAAAGCTTGTTTCGCTGTAACCGAGCCGACGACCGGGCTGGATACCACCAAGCTTAAAACCATAGCTGTGCGACAGGGGGACAGGTACGTCGTTCATGGTCAAAAGGTCTGGATTTCGACCGCGCAGGTGGCCCACAAGATGCTGCTTCTGGCCAGAACGACACGGCTTGAAGACGTGACTAACCCGACCGAGGGTTTGAGCCTGTTCTATACGGATCTGGACCGCAATTTCGTGGATGTTCGCGAAATCGAAAAAATGGGCCGGAAAGCCGTTGACTCGAACGAGATGTTCATCGACAGACTGCCAATCCCGGCCGAAGACTTGATTGGGGAAGAGGGCAAGGGTTTCCGACAGATTCTGCATGGGCTGAACCCGGAACGCATCCTCGTTGCCGGCGAATGCATCGGCATCGCACGCAATGCATTGGTGCGCGCCGCGCAATACGCCAACGAGCGTGTGGTCTTTGGGCGGCCGATCGGCCAGAATCAGGGCATCCAGCATCCGCTGGCAATGGCATGGGCACGGGTGGAAGCTGCCAATCTCATGGTGATGCATGCCGCCGCCCTCTATGATTCGGGAGAGGCGTGCGGAGTGGAAGCCAACGCTGCCAAGCTACTGGCCGCAGATGCCGCGGTCGAGGCGACTGAAGCAGCGCAGATTACCTTTGGCGGGTTTGGATACGCCAAGGAATATCATGTGGAGCGTCTGGTAAGAGAGGCACTACTTTTCCGCATCGTCCCCGTGACACCACAGATGCTTTTGTCGTTCATCGCCGAAAAAGCGTTAGGGCTTCCAAAGTCTTACTGA
- a CDS encoding CaiB/BaiF CoA-transferase family protein, with protein MTSPLHQLKIIELGHVIAGPLSTSLLSDFGADVIKIEAPNRTDMMRDLGPKAGDGVGVWWKTLGRNKKILSLDWKSGEGRDILRRLVESADVLVENFRPGVLERAGVGTETLHKWNPDLVILRVSGYGQDGPMRDVPAFGRAAEALSGLAHLTGFADGPPMHPGFPAADSTTGLMGALGIMIALFAREKGIARGQVVDLAVFEALLRLMDYPVPALTGANLSPRRNGLRQPMDFAPGGMFRTSDGVWVTVSAGSAETAQRLLRAVGGDALADDPRFATLDEMSQHMAVVFDAINDFVTQHTLAEVEAEFARYDAVASRVLSVEEIMTNEQIRHRGDIVSVEGEQTQVIGPIPHLSATPGELRWLGRPPGADSRSILRNLGYEDDRITALCEAGFVGVDGSETQ; from the coding sequence ATGACCTCCCCACTTCATCAGCTGAAAATCATCGAACTCGGTCATGTTATTGCTGGACCACTCTCGACCTCGCTGCTTTCTGATTTTGGGGCAGACGTCATCAAGATTGAGGCACCCAACCGGACGGATATGATGCGCGATCTCGGACCAAAGGCCGGGGACGGAGTTGGCGTTTGGTGGAAAACTCTGGGCCGCAACAAAAAAATTCTGAGCCTCGACTGGAAGTCGGGCGAAGGACGGGACATCCTGCGCAGACTGGTTGAAAGCGCCGACGTACTTGTTGAAAATTTCCGGCCAGGCGTGCTTGAACGTGCGGGTGTCGGGACTGAAACCCTGCATAAGTGGAACCCGGATTTAGTTATTCTGCGCGTTTCGGGTTACGGTCAGGACGGCCCGATGCGGGACGTGCCCGCTTTCGGGCGCGCGGCAGAGGCGTTGAGTGGTCTAGCCCATCTGACTGGTTTTGCGGACGGGCCACCGATGCACCCCGGATTTCCAGCGGCCGACAGCACGACAGGGTTGATGGGTGCTTTGGGGATCATGATCGCGCTGTTTGCCCGGGAAAAAGGGATTGCGCGTGGTCAGGTCGTCGATCTTGCGGTGTTCGAGGCGCTGCTTCGACTGATGGACTATCCCGTGCCCGCATTGACGGGCGCGAACCTCTCGCCGCGGCGCAACGGGCTGCGCCAGCCGATGGATTTTGCGCCGGGGGGCATGTTCCGAACCTCTGATGGGGTGTGGGTGACCGTTTCGGCTGGTAGCGCAGAAACAGCGCAACGCCTGTTGCGGGCGGTCGGCGGAGATGCGCTGGCCGATGATCCGCGGTTCGCTACACTCGACGAGATGTCGCAGCATATGGCCGTGGTCTTCGACGCCATAAATGATTTCGTCACGCAACACACGCTTGCGGAAGTCGAGGCGGAGTTTGCCCGCTATGATGCGGTTGCCTCTCGTGTGCTGAGCGTCGAGGAGATCATGACGAATGAGCAGATACGTCATCGCGGCGACATCGTATCGGTTGAGGGCGAGCAAACGCAGGTGATTGGACCTATCCCGCATCTCAGCGCCACCCCCGGTGAGTTGCGCTGGCTAGGGCGGCCGCCGGGCGCGGACAGCCGAAGCATTCTGCGCAATCTTGGATATGAAGATGACCGGATCACTGCCCTGTGTGAGGCAGGGTTTGTAGGTGTGGATGGGAGCGAGACACAATGA